A region from the Falco rusticolus isolate bFalRus1 chromosome 4, bFalRus1.pri, whole genome shotgun sequence genome encodes:
- the FAM237B gene encoding protein FAM237B, with protein sequence MESVWKRRWYLQLGCILILNLVYANLDYQKETPPSLGQIDHQCWEVSSHELVEMKKLKVADTVIALWDFMMFLKESPKPKHNDLFNDLAQNFWDMYVDCVLSRSHGMGRRQLTPRFSSTYSHRTLEGSAFTNPF encoded by the exons ATGGAATCTGTATGGAAACGAAGGTGGTATCTTCAGCTGGGCTGTATATTGATACTGAATTTGGTTTATGCCAATCTAGACTACCAAAAAGAAACTCCTCCAAGCCTGGGTCAGATTGACCATCAGTGCTGGGAGGTGTCGTCCCATGAGTTGGTGGAAATGAAGAAACTCAAGGTAGCGGATACGGTCATTGCTCTCTGGGACTTCATGATGTTCCTAAAGGAATCCCCTAAGCCCAAGCACAATGACCTCTTCAATGATCTAGCTCAGAACTTCTGGGACATGTATGTAGACTGTGTGCTCTCAAGATCTCATGGAATGGGCAGAAGACAATTAACTCCCAGATTTTCTTCCACGTACTCACATAGAACTTTAGAAG GATCTGCTTTTACCAACCCATTTTAG